Proteins encoded in a region of the Methanofollis tationis genome:
- a CDS encoding FAD-dependent oxidoreductase: MTHSLVIGGGAYGVTCARYALGLGHRCVIVDPDPACRAAGIFGTGGAGAEVEVIAGGIAEALALILSSGPDHIFPTAPVHICAALVAEGTGMAATDIAPLFARIPPDLIVSSGTGSVVVSYNRDGQCLPSCAAPPVCPVTGRHRDVPLFRVLREALPGAAILESVQCAPGIGALSGPEVIGLLERAAHAEQIIVGTACRCHGVVTAMGRKKDADQSILDTV; encoded by the coding sequence ATGACGCACTCCCTCGTCATCGGCGGCGGGGCTTATGGGGTCACGTGCGCCCGGTATGCGCTGGGACTTGGTCACCGCTGCGTGATCGTCGATCCCGACCCGGCCTGCAGGGCAGCAGGGATCTTCGGCACCGGCGGGGCGGGCGCAGAGGTCGAGGTGATCGCGGGCGGTATCGCTGAGGCCCTCGCTCTCATCCTCTCCTCCGGCCCCGACCATATTTTTCCCACCGCCCCGGTCCATATCTGCGCGGCGCTGGTGGCCGAGGGGACCGGCATGGCCGCGACCGACATCGCCCCGCTTTTTGCCCGTATCCCGCCGGACCTGATCGTCTCCTCGGGCACGGGGAGCGTGGTGGTCTCATACAACCGGGACGGGCAGTGCCTTCCCTCCTGTGCGGCCCCGCCCGTCTGCCCGGTGACCGGCAGACACCGCGATGTTCCACTCTTCCGGGTGCTCAGAGAGGCGCTGCCGGGAGCGGCAATACTGGAGAGCGTCCAGTGTGCACCCGGCATCGGCGCCCTTTCCGGGCCGGAGGTGATCGGCCTGCTCGAACGGGCAGCGCACGCGGAGCAGATCATCGTCGGGACAGCCTGCCGCTGTCACGGCGTGGTGACGGCGATGGGACGAAAAAAAGATGCGGATCAGTCGATCCTGGATACAGTATAG
- the thsA gene encoding thermosome subunit alpha gives MLAGQPIVVLRDNVERTRGHEAQQSNILAAKAIASAVRTTLGPRGMDKMLVSPSGDVTITNDGATILRELSVQHPGAKMMVEVAETQDDEVGDGTTTACILGGAMMERAGVMLAKEIHPTVIAHGYRMGMEKALEILKDLTITVTPEDREILLQIASTSMTGKSIESVKEKVAGIIVDAVKSIAEEKDGKLFIDEDDVMVTKEVGETMNDAELVKGVVINKKRVSDGMPRKVVGAKVALLAQPLEVTKTQVKSKIKISGSEQLAAFGEQERESLKKLADVIRDAGANVLFCQKGIADAVQYYLAKYGIFAVEDVKENDMKFMAKAVGGVIVNKVHELSPEVLGTAGYVEQVEDAELVKIAECPNPKAVTILLRGSTQHLIDELERAVEDARRVVQDALEDRTFVVGGGSVETEMMLKIREYAATVGGRIQIALEAFADVFEEVPKTLAENSGFDPIDKVVALKQAHAQGQKYAGLNVYTGEIIDMKEERVFEPARVKKQAIMSAAEMASMLIRVDDMFVTVKKGPGAGPMA, from the coding sequence ATGCTTGCTGGACAGCCAATCGTAGTATTAAGAGATAATGTAGAGCGCACCAGGGGCCACGAGGCCCAGCAGTCCAATATTCTTGCGGCAAAAGCAATCGCCTCGGCCGTCAGGACGACCCTCGGCCCCCGCGGCATGGACAAGATGCTCGTTTCCCCAAGCGGGGATGTCACGATCACCAACGACGGCGCGACGATCCTTCGCGAGCTCTCGGTCCAGCACCCTGGCGCGAAGATGATGGTCGAGGTCGCCGAGACCCAGGACGACGAGGTCGGCGACGGCACCACCACCGCCTGCATCCTCGGCGGAGCGATGATGGAGCGGGCCGGCGTGATGCTTGCCAAGGAGATCCACCCGACGGTCATCGCCCACGGCTACCGCATGGGCATGGAGAAGGCCCTTGAGATCCTCAAAGACCTCACCATCACCGTCACCCCCGAGGACCGCGAGATCCTCCTCCAGATCGCCTCCACCTCGATGACCGGCAAGTCGATCGAGTCGGTGAAGGAGAAGGTCGCCGGGATCATCGTCGATGCGGTGAAGAGCATCGCCGAGGAGAAGGACGGCAAACTCTTCATCGACGAGGACGATGTGATGGTCACCAAGGAGGTCGGCGAGACGATGAACGACGCCGAACTCGTGAAGGGCGTTGTCATCAACAAGAAGCGGGTCTCAGACGGCATGCCGCGGAAGGTTGTCGGGGCGAAGGTCGCCCTCCTTGCCCAGCCTCTGGAGGTCACCAAGACTCAGGTGAAGTCGAAGATCAAGATCTCGGGCTCGGAACAGCTCGCCGCCTTCGGCGAACAGGAGCGCGAGAGCCTGAAGAAACTCGCGGATGTCATCAGGGACGCCGGCGCCAACGTCTTGTTCTGCCAGAAGGGCATCGCCGACGCCGTCCAGTATTACCTTGCGAAGTACGGCATCTTCGCCGTTGAGGACGTCAAGGAGAATGACATGAAGTTCATGGCAAAGGCAGTCGGCGGCGTGATCGTGAACAAGGTCCACGAACTCTCCCCCGAAGTGCTCGGCACGGCCGGATATGTCGAGCAGGTCGAGGACGCCGAGCTCGTGAAGATTGCCGAGTGCCCGAACCCGAAGGCGGTCACCATCCTGCTGCGCGGCTCGACCCAGCACCTGATCGACGAGCTGGAGCGCGCCGTCGAGGACGCCCGGCGGGTCGTTCAGGACGCCCTCGAAGACCGGACCTTTGTCGTCGGCGGCGGCTCGGTCGAGACCGAGATGATGCTTAAGATCCGCGAGTATGCGGCGACCGTCGGCGGCCGGATCCAGATCGCCCTCGAGGCCTTCGCCGATGTCTTCGAGGAGGTTCCAAAGACCCTTGCAGAGAACTCGGGCTTCGACCCGATCGACAAGGTGGTCGCCCTCAAGCAGGCCCATGCACAGGGCCAGAAGTACGCCGGGCTCAACGTCTACACCGGCGAGATCATCGACATGAAGGAGGAGCGCGTCTTCGAGCCCGCCCGCGTGAAGAAGCAGGCGATCATGTCGGCCGCCGAGATGGCGAGCATGCTCATCCGCGTCGACGATATGTTTGTTACGGTCAAGAAGGGTCCGGGTGCAGGCCCGATGGCCTGA
- a CDS encoding thiamine S protein, with translation MECTLRFPREGVTLTYTGAAGDTWETALLSLGVNPDTVIVFANGVPVPQDDVIKTDEAEVISTCSRG, from the coding sequence ATGGAATGCACACTCCGCTTCCCCCGCGAGGGGGTGACGCTCACCTACACCGGCGCCGCCGGCGACACCTGGGAGACAGCCCTCCTCTCCCTCGGGGTGAACCCCGACACCGTCATCGTCTTTGCAAACGGCGTACCGGTCCCGCAAGACGATGTGATAAAAACAGATGAGGCCGAGGTAATCTCGACCTGTTCGCGTGGCTAA
- a CDS encoding PAS domain S-box protein: MSVLYVDDEPALLEIGKLFLQLSGDFVVSTCDSAPDAIRLLSEASFDAIISDYQMPGMNGIQFLQHLRQQGNTIPFIIFTGKGREDVVAEALNSGADFYLQKGGNPKPQFAELATKIQYAVARRQTEAEINRRLQFERLIGAISSRFISWGDFDLTLTQALEDIGLFCGASRSYIFQFRDDGEVMDNTHEWCADGVTPEIQNLQGIPCSLVSWWMEKLRNHEIIRIRDLKDLPPQASSEKMLLQAQGIASVIVLPLTIRQDIAGFIGLDDVEAARDWTEDDIRTLRVSGEIIGSALERKRAEEALQKSEERYRRISDNAPVGMFQLAMAPSGEFSFPYLSSKVTEITGVPVEELYASPRAAHDRVHPDHLDIFDRAILESAKKHEDFHQIFLYCAEEGYRWLEVHSTPSEQADGTILWEGVITDVDQQKKAEVTLQRTNDELFAANEQLTSAEKELKQQHEERAAIEEEIRQQRDDLAVAQQEIRESEELFRQLFESMDEGMALHELVVLEGEEPDDYRILAANPSLERILGIDRQSIIGKLSRDAYGTDEPPYLQRYARVAQTGTPDSFETYFPPLDKHFRISVYSPRKNQFATIFEDITGRIQKEEALRKSEEKFRNLVENLNEIFYVLDKNATITYISRNIESIGGYPASGVIGRPYIDFVHPEDRAGRILQFRSILSGSNEPTEYRFLKADGGSLWVKTAARPILREGRVVGIHGMLTDITSLKTMEAALRESEEQYRDLAENAPIGILTCDTEGRITYVNQRGLEILGSPGEEETRRINLLTFPSLVQIGFAGMLRRTIDSGRPVPAIEGEYCTKWGKAAYYRVNFSPILNQGTITGARIILDDISEHKKAEDALNKANKKLQLLSGITRHDILNQIMVIQGYLDLAKDVDKDPALSEFCGYVGRAAAAIQRQIEFTREYEQLGLKEPTWLSLGCLIEESNDPGLPIRHECHGISIYADPMIEKVFSNLMDNTIRHAEGATGVQVRCSKSGSGLMITWEDDGPGVPDDQKGRIFERGFGKNTGFGLFLAREILGITGIAIAETGVYGEGARFEMLVPEGGYRIDA; encoded by the coding sequence TTGTCTGTACTCTATGTCGACGACGAGCCTGCCCTCCTTGAGATTGGAAAACTCTTCCTTCAGCTGAGCGGAGATTTTGTGGTCTCCACCTGCGATAGTGCACCAGATGCGATCCGGCTCCTCTCCGAAGCATCATTTGACGCCATCATCTCGGACTACCAGATGCCGGGGATGAACGGGATCCAGTTCCTCCAGCACCTCAGGCAGCAGGGCAATACAATACCCTTCATCATCTTCACCGGAAAAGGCCGGGAGGATGTGGTGGCTGAGGCGCTCAACAGTGGCGCCGACTTCTATCTCCAGAAAGGGGGCAATCCAAAGCCCCAGTTTGCCGAACTCGCCACTAAGATCCAGTACGCTGTTGCCAGAAGGCAGACTGAAGCCGAGATCAACCGAAGGCTCCAGTTTGAGCGGTTGATCGGGGCAATCTCCTCCCGTTTTATCTCATGGGGTGATTTCGATCTCACACTCACGCAAGCCCTCGAAGATATCGGCCTGTTCTGCGGCGCATCCAGATCGTACATCTTTCAGTTCAGAGACGACGGCGAGGTAATGGACAACACGCACGAATGGTGTGCAGATGGCGTGACACCGGAGATCCAGAATCTCCAGGGCATCCCGTGCTCCCTCGTTTCCTGGTGGATGGAGAAACTTCGGAATCATGAGATCATCAGGATCAGAGACCTCAAAGATCTGCCCCCCCAGGCCTCCTCAGAGAAGATGTTGCTGCAGGCGCAGGGGATCGCGTCCGTGATCGTTCTCCCCCTCACGATCAGACAGGATATTGCCGGTTTCATCGGGCTTGATGATGTCGAAGCGGCGAGAGACTGGACAGAAGACGATATCAGGACCCTCAGGGTCAGCGGAGAGATCATCGGGAGTGCACTTGAGAGAAAACGTGCGGAGGAGGCATTACAGAAGAGTGAGGAGCGCTACAGGAGGATATCAGACAATGCGCCCGTTGGCATGTTTCAGCTTGCGATGGCTCCTTCAGGTGAGTTTTCCTTCCCATACCTGAGCAGTAAGGTCACCGAGATCACCGGCGTCCCTGTAGAAGAATTATATGCCTCTCCGAGAGCAGCGCATGACAGAGTTCATCCAGACCATCTGGATATCTTTGACAGGGCGATTCTGGAATCGGCAAAGAAACATGAAGACTTCCACCAGATTTTTTTGTATTGTGCGGAGGAGGGGTATAGATGGCTTGAGGTGCATTCAACACCTTCAGAGCAGGCAGATGGAACGATCCTCTGGGAAGGGGTCATTACTGACGTCGACCAGCAAAAGAAGGCAGAGGTTACGCTCCAGAGGACAAATGATGAACTCTTTGCTGCGAATGAGCAGCTCACATCTGCCGAAAAGGAACTCAAGCAGCAACACGAAGAGCGTGCAGCAATCGAAGAGGAGATCCGCCAGCAACGAGATGATCTCGCCGTGGCCCAGCAGGAGATCCGGGAATCAGAGGAGCTGTTTCGGCAGCTCTTCGAGAGCATGGACGAAGGGATGGCTCTCCACGAACTCGTCGTGCTGGAGGGAGAAGAACCCGACGACTACAGGATCCTGGCGGCGAACCCTTCTCTTGAACGGATCCTGGGGATCGATCGGCAGTCCATTATCGGGAAACTGAGCAGGGATGCCTACGGAACAGATGAACCCCCATATCTTCAGAGGTATGCCCGGGTTGCACAGACTGGCACACCTGATTCGTTTGAGACCTATTTCCCCCCGCTTGACAAACACTTCAGAATATCGGTTTATTCTCCCAGAAAAAACCAGTTTGCCACGATCTTCGAGGATATCACCGGGAGGATACAGAAGGAAGAGGCGCTGCGAAAGAGCGAAGAAAAGTTCAGAAACCTCGTCGAAAATCTCAACGAAATATTCTACGTCCTGGACAAAAATGCCACTATCACATATATCTCCCGAAATATCGAATCGATTGGCGGCTATCCCGCCTCCGGGGTGATCGGGAGGCCGTACATCGACTTCGTTCACCCGGAAGACAGAGCCGGGCGAATTCTGCAGTTCAGGTCAATCCTCTCAGGCAGCAACGAGCCGACCGAGTATCGCTTTCTCAAAGCAGATGGCGGATCTCTCTGGGTGAAGACGGCTGCCCGCCCGATACTCAGGGAGGGTCGCGTCGTCGGCATTCATGGCATGCTTACTGATATCACCAGCCTTAAAACAATGGAGGCGGCGCTGCGAGAGAGCGAGGAGCAGTACCGTGACCTGGCGGAGAATGCCCCTATCGGCATCCTCACCTGTGATACCGAGGGGCGTATCACCTACGTCAACCAGCGTGGGCTTGAGATCCTCGGATCGCCAGGGGAGGAGGAGACCCGCAGGATCAACCTCCTGACCTTCCCCTCTCTGGTCCAGATCGGGTTTGCAGGAATGCTTCGAAGAACCATCGATTCCGGCAGGCCCGTCCCTGCCATTGAGGGAGAATACTGTACTAAGTGGGGAAAAGCAGCCTATTATCGCGTAAACTTCTCACCCATTCTCAATCAGGGAACGATAACCGGCGCCCGGATCATCCTGGACGATATATCCGAGCATAAAAAAGCTGAAGACGCCCTCAATAAGGCAAACAAGAAACTCCAGCTCCTCTCAGGGATCACGCGCCACGATATCCTGAACCAGATCATGGTAATCCAGGGATACCTCGATCTTGCAAAGGATGTGGATAAAGATCCGGCCCTCTCAGAGTTTTGTGGTTATGTGGGCAGGGCGGCGGCAGCCATCCAGCGGCAGATCGAGTTCACCCGCGAGTATGAGCAACTGGGCCTAAAGGAACCCACCTGGCTCTCCCTGGGCTGCCTGATTGAAGAGAGCAATGATCCCGGTCTTCCAATCAGGCATGAATGCCACGGCATCTCAATCTATGCTGACCCGATGATAGAGAAGGTCTTTTCGAACCTGATGGACAACACCATCCGCCATGCCGAAGGAGCAACCGGCGTGCAGGTCAGGTGTTCAAAGAGCGGATCCGGCCTCATGATCACGTGGGAGGATGACGGCCCCGGTGTCCCTGATGATCAGAAGGGGCGGATCTTTGAAAGGGGGTTTGGGAAGAACACCGGCTTTGGCCTCTTCCTTGCACGCGAGATCCTCGGGATCACCGGGATTGCCATCGCTGAGACCGGGGTGTACGGGGAAGGGGCGAGGTTTGAGATGCTGGTTCCAGAAGGCGGGTACCGGATCGATGCCTGA
- a CDS encoding asparagine synthetase B family protein: MERNDTWKRYAVTDGLCITAHPDLPVTVAENGDRKLLLLGYMLDPYHPDLDDDAILNGILGEITRPADIFQRTATLGGRWALIYADPDEIWLMNDPMGLRQVVHTNGALPDLWCASQPGTIAEELGLDPDPEVMERLVGAPEYREALEYWWPGDLSPYSGIKHLLPNRYLDLKRRSVHRFWPDQRLERIRAEECVEKCATVLKGMIESASKRFDLAHTVTAGWDSRTALSACKAVSPEIFYFTMIYYNKTAKTPDISVARDLIARLGLEHHLILCPDSMDPEFAEIYRKNVWGAHEGWGAIARGMYDHYPQERVCIKGNGSGMLKCRYRQGWDQACTGELLADLADIGPMNSNRMTIEHFERWISEAQEVSARSGIHILDLFYQEQRMARRQGMSQLEWDIVQEVLVPWNSRELIAAGFSVEGRCRGSRHPLIQHGIIRALWPEVISVPVNPPPGIKGVAAALLWQVGLWPFDRAF; encoded by the coding sequence GTGGAGAGAAACGATACCTGGAAGAGATATGCCGTCACCGACGGCCTCTGCATAACAGCCCACCCCGATCTGCCCGTCACGGTGGCAGAGAATGGGGACCGAAAACTTCTCCTCCTCGGCTACATGCTCGACCCCTATCACCCGGATCTGGACGACGACGCCATTCTGAACGGGATCCTCGGGGAGATCACCCGGCCTGCTGATATCTTCCAGCGCACCGCGACGCTCGGCGGGAGATGGGCCCTCATCTATGCCGATCCCGACGAGATCTGGCTGATGAACGATCCGATGGGGCTCAGGCAGGTCGTTCATACGAACGGTGCCCTCCCGGACCTCTGGTGCGCCTCCCAGCCCGGCACCATTGCCGAAGAGCTGGGCCTGGACCCTGACCCTGAAGTGATGGAGCGACTCGTCGGGGCACCTGAATACCGCGAGGCCCTTGAATACTGGTGGCCAGGCGATCTCTCACCCTACAGCGGCATAAAACACCTGCTGCCGAACCGCTACCTGGACCTGAAGAGGCGCAGCGTCCACCGTTTCTGGCCTGACCAACGATTGGAGCGGATCCGCGCCGAAGAGTGCGTGGAGAAATGCGCAACCGTCCTGAAGGGGATGATAGAGAGCGCCTCAAAACGGTTCGATCTTGCACACACCGTCACCGCGGGCTGGGACTCGAGGACCGCTCTCAGCGCCTGCAAAGCGGTCAGCCCGGAGATCTTCTATTTTACGATGATCTATTACAATAAAACCGCAAAAACCCCGGACATCAGCGTTGCCAGGGATTTGATCGCCAGACTCGGGCTGGAGCACCACCTGATCCTCTGCCCGGACTCGATGGACCCGGAGTTCGCTGAGATCTACAGGAAAAATGTCTGGGGGGCGCATGAGGGCTGGGGAGCGATCGCCCGCGGGATGTACGATCACTACCCGCAGGAGAGGGTCTGCATCAAGGGCAACGGCAGCGGTATGCTCAAATGCCGGTACAGGCAGGGGTGGGACCAGGCGTGCACCGGGGAACTGCTGGCAGATCTGGCAGATATCGGGCCGATGAACAGCAATAGAATGACGATCGAGCACTTCGAACGCTGGATTTCAGAGGCGCAGGAGGTATCTGCTCGTTCGGGGATCCATATACTGGACCTTTTCTACCAGGAGCAGCGGATGGCGCGGCGGCAGGGGATGAGCCAGCTGGAGTGGGATATCGTTCAGGAGGTGCTCGTCCCCTGGAACTCCAGGGAGTTGATCGCCGCCGGGTTCTCGGTGGAGGGGCGGTGCCGGGGATCGCGGCACCCCCTGATCCAGCACGGGATCATCAGGGCGCTCTGGCCCGAAGTCATATCTGTGCCGGTAAACCCGCCACCCGGGATAAAAGGTGTTGCCGCGGCGCTCCTCTGGCAGGTCGGACTCTGGCCCTTCGACCGGGCGTTCTGA
- the cca gene encoding CCA tRNA nucleotidyltransferase: MARSEREEEVLGRIRPQAAEQEEIQRVAREIIDAVNASGRAEAMLVGSVARRTWVRGDRDLDIFMLYDPALTREQLEEQGLALARDIARRFGDEWREKYAEHPYINATIRGLDVDLVPCYRVASGAEIRSAVDRTPFHTRYIRERIAPFVDDVLLLKQFAKAGGVYGSDQMTEGFAGYLCELLILHYGGFLPLLRAAARWKPGLFIDIEEHAAKTFEEPMVVIDPVDPKRNVAASVSLSQMFSFVELCRGYLDAPSDLFFFRPAREPLTQEAFAALVAGRGTCLYAITFATPPFIPDVVVPQLRRSLEGVRALLERSGFLVNRAEEAMGEERCMLLFELFSDQMPAVVRHIGPPLWSRENAEKFAGKWRKRERFSGPYIEDGRYVVEVERRYTGAAALLASPEALGVGLGKHVKRAMEEEWAVLEGEACWSLEFAPFLTDFLQKESPLSRILQVDRENTNK; the protein is encoded by the coding sequence TTGGCGAGGAGTGAGAGGGAGGAAGAGGTGCTCGGCCGGATCAGGCCGCAGGCCGCCGAGCAGGAGGAGATCCAGAGGGTCGCCCGCGAGATCATCGATGCGGTGAACGCTTCGGGCCGCGCTGAGGCGATGCTCGTCGGTTCGGTGGCACGCAGGACCTGGGTGCGGGGGGACCGCGACCTCGACATCTTCATGCTCTACGACCCGGCCCTGACGAGAGAACAACTCGAAGAGCAGGGGCTTGCGCTTGCCAGGGATATTGCACGACGTTTCGGGGATGAGTGGCGGGAGAAGTACGCCGAGCACCCGTACATCAACGCCACGATCCGGGGGCTCGACGTCGATCTGGTGCCCTGCTACCGGGTGGCAAGCGGGGCCGAGATCAGGAGCGCAGTCGACCGGACGCCCTTCCACACCCGGTATATCAGGGAGCGGATTGCCCCCTTCGTCGACGATGTCCTGCTCCTCAAACAGTTTGCCAAAGCAGGCGGGGTGTACGGCTCCGACCAGATGACCGAGGGGTTTGCAGGCTACCTCTGCGAACTCCTGATCCTGCACTACGGCGGGTTCCTGCCCCTTCTTCGGGCGGCCGCTCGCTGGAAACCCGGGCTTTTCATCGATATCGAGGAGCACGCCGCAAAGACCTTCGAGGAGCCAATGGTCGTCATCGACCCGGTGGACCCGAAGAGAAACGTCGCCGCATCGGTTTCCCTTTCCCAGATGTTCTCCTTCGTGGAACTCTGCCGCGGCTATCTCGACGCACCCTCAGATCTCTTCTTCTTCAGGCCGGCAAGAGAGCCCCTCACGCAGGAAGCTTTTGCCGCCCTCGTGGCCGGTCGGGGGACATGCCTCTATGCCATCACCTTTGCGACGCCGCCGTTTATCCCTGACGTCGTCGTTCCCCAGCTGAGACGGAGCCTCGAAGGCGTGCGGGCCCTGCTCGAACGCTCGGGGTTCCTGGTGAACCGGGCTGAAGAAGCGATGGGCGAGGAGCGGTGCATGCTCCTCTTCGAGCTCTTCTCCGACCAGATGCCCGCGGTCGTCCGGCATATCGGCCCGCCGCTCTGGAGCCGGGAGAACGCCGAGAAGTTCGCCGGGAAATGGCGGAAGAGAGAGCGTTTCTCCGGCCCGTACATCGAGGACGGCCGCTATGTCGTCGAGGTGGAGCGGCGCTACACCGGTGCGGCCGCCCTGCTGGCGTCGCCCGAAGCGCTCGGCGTCGGCCTGGGCAAGCATGTGAAGCGGGCGATGGAGGAGGAGTGGGCGGTGCTCGAAGGCGAGGCGTGCTGGAGTCTGGAGTTTGCTCCGTTTCTCACGGATTTTCTGCAGAAGGAGTCCCCGCTGAGCAGAATATTGCAGGTTGACAGGGAAAACACCAATAAATAA
- the thpR gene encoding RNA 2',3'-cyclic phosphodiesterase, with translation MVRAFVAIELSDAVKEGLGRAQERLRTVGGRLNLVDPALAHITLKFLGDVEPENLERVKTALLKLRGSAYDLTLAGVSGNNLRRPRVVWFEVRDGGRTAHLAGAVEEALSPLGFERERRGFTAHVTLARVKEFDPSLPGTIAAIAGMEAGTCTIDRITLKKSTLTPQGPIYETLMEVPLGEE, from the coding sequence ATGGTGAGGGCTTTTGTCGCGATCGAACTCTCTGACGCCGTCAAGGAAGGACTTGGACGTGCGCAGGAAAGGTTGCGCACCGTCGGCGGTCGGCTGAACCTGGTGGACCCCGCCCTTGCGCACATCACCCTCAAGTTTCTCGGCGATGTTGAGCCGGAAAACCTTGAGCGCGTGAAAACAGCGCTCCTCAAACTTCGGGGAAGCGCCTACGATCTCACGCTTGCCGGTGTGTCGGGAAACAACCTCCGGCGCCCACGGGTCGTCTGGTTCGAGGTGAGGGACGGCGGCAGAACCGCACACCTCGCCGGGGCGGTAGAGGAGGCCCTCTCCCCCCTGGGGTTCGAGCGGGAGAGGCGCGGTTTCACCGCCCATGTCACCCTTGCACGGGTGAAGGAGTTCGATCCCTCGCTGCCCGGAACAATCGCAGCGATCGCCGGCATGGAGGCCGGAACCTGCACGATCGACCGGATCACCCTCAAGAAGTCCACCCTGACACCGCAGGGCCCGATCTACGAGACCCTGATGGAGGTGCCCCTTGGCGAGGAGTGA
- a CDS encoding glutaredoxin family protein yields the protein MAENLRFIVYTLEFCPNCELLKACLTAKGHSYEEQDMSTAENLTELRVNGVFVSEAPVLRLGDDFYTSADLFASGRVREDVIDGIAAGE from the coding sequence ATGGCTGAAAACCTGCGTTTTATCGTATATACCCTAGAATTCTGCCCGAACTGCGAACTCCTGAAGGCCTGCCTCACGGCAAAGGGCCACTCCTATGAGGAGCAGGACATGTCCACTGCGGAGAACCTGACCGAGCTGCGGGTGAACGGCGTCTTTGTGAGCGAGGCGCCGGTCCTGCGTCTGGGAGACGACTTCTACACCTCCGCCGACCTCTTTGCGAGCGGCCGCGTGCGGGAAGACGTTATCGACGGTATTGCAGCGGGTGAGTGA